A window of the Bdellovibrio svalbardensis genome harbors these coding sequences:
- a CDS encoding PAS domain-containing sensor histidine kinase produces MQARLYQPMAPRFYISSDLSEEEVREGINKAQVYRFIRWPLTEREVWAQLEDALQTHSMFFSRSLLLRESSHQNKQLEALTHSLEAMVDERTQYIEMSHQEEGDKLNRERQLLRFIKDLATQTSFEDILVILRKEIRKFHKIGDPILAYRLEEAKTVFMSFQLGNLTQTESTVSFEFPKSAQVPSAELVRYFANHFGRPFVKAYVVPLELRLTNHLLGGKGEAILCIENSLSDKEMGPFIDFMTDRMRPLSMALDRVLLENQLSAFSYRWEKTFDGMRDPIAIVDIDYSVVRANRKFSDKFLQNKCYESFAHGKSVCEGCPVSQALKEGKPQSGQIQVDGRIFQVHSYPVQFDQGGNPTNVVNQYVDITQSRELYLRMLQNEKMGAIGLLAGNIAHELNNPLTGLRSLSQVLLQEADQKSHLYSDLLEIEKATARSQRIIKNLLDFSKGEDQPAEYISVDEIVERTLPMVKSALRTHRLDVNLQTLDKTVLVEPHLVQQVVFNLINNACQAMKDPGRLSVSSRQDGNKIVLEIEDTGPGIPVEIQRRIFEPFFTTKKEGHGTGLGLSMSKSIIEKFGGGIEVRNIKPHGACFVITLPQKSL; encoded by the coding sequence GTGCAGGCGCGCCTATATCAGCCGATGGCCCCTCGTTTTTATATTTCATCTGATCTGTCTGAAGAAGAGGTGCGCGAGGGGATTAATAAGGCGCAAGTCTATCGCTTTATTCGTTGGCCGCTCACAGAGCGCGAGGTGTGGGCACAGCTTGAAGATGCTTTGCAGACGCACTCCATGTTTTTCTCTCGCTCTTTGCTGCTAAGAGAGTCCTCGCATCAGAATAAGCAACTCGAAGCTTTGACCCATTCCTTGGAAGCCATGGTTGATGAAAGAACTCAGTACATCGAGATGTCGCATCAGGAAGAGGGAGATAAGCTCAATCGTGAAAGACAGCTTTTAAGGTTTATCAAGGACTTGGCGACGCAGACTTCCTTTGAAGACATTCTGGTGATCTTAAGAAAAGAGATTCGCAAGTTTCATAAGATTGGCGATCCCATTTTGGCCTATCGATTGGAAGAGGCCAAAACAGTTTTCATGAGCTTTCAGCTTGGAAATCTTACGCAAACTGAATCTACTGTCAGTTTTGAATTCCCGAAGTCGGCCCAGGTTCCAAGTGCAGAGTTGGTGCGCTATTTCGCAAATCACTTTGGACGTCCTTTTGTAAAGGCCTACGTGGTGCCCTTAGAGCTTCGCCTCACCAATCATCTTTTGGGTGGCAAGGGTGAAGCCATTCTGTGTATCGAGAATTCTTTAAGCGATAAAGAGATGGGACCCTTCATTGATTTTATGACGGATCGAATGCGCCCTTTGAGCATGGCCTTGGACCGTGTTCTTTTGGAAAATCAACTTTCAGCGTTCTCGTACCGTTGGGAGAAAACCTTCGACGGCATGCGGGATCCGATTGCGATCGTGGATATTGACTACAGCGTGGTTCGCGCCAATCGTAAATTTAGTGATAAGTTTCTGCAAAACAAATGCTACGAAAGTTTCGCACATGGAAAAAGCGTGTGCGAAGGGTGCCCGGTTTCGCAAGCCCTCAAAGAGGGCAAGCCCCAAAGTGGGCAGATCCAAGTGGATGGTCGCATCTTTCAGGTGCACAGTTATCCGGTGCAGTTTGACCAGGGCGGCAATCCTACGAATGTAGTGAATCAGTATGTCGATATCACCCAGTCACGTGAACTCTATTTGCGAATGCTGCAGAATGAAAAGATGGGCGCGATTGGTTTGTTGGCTGGAAACATTGCCCATGAGCTTAATAATCCTCTGACAGGTTTGCGCTCTTTGAGTCAGGTGCTATTGCAGGAAGCTGATCAAAAATCGCATCTCTATTCGGATTTGCTGGAAATTGAAAAGGCCACGGCACGTTCACAACGAATCATCAAAAACCTCCTCGACTTTTCAAAAGGTGAAGACCAGCCGGCTGAATATATTAGCGTGGATGAGATTGTGGAAAGAACTTTGCCAATGGTGAAGTCGGCTCTGCGCACACATCGTCTTGACGTGAATTTGCAGACTCTGGATAAGACTGTTCTGGTGGAGCCGCATTTGGTACAGCAAGTGGTGTTCAATCTAATTAACAATGCTTGTCAGGCGATGAAGGATCCAGGTCGTTTGAGTGTGAGTTCTCGCCAAGACGGCAATAAAATTGTTTTGGAAATTGAAGACACGGGACCTGGCATCCCGGTGGAAATTCAGCGTCGTATTTTTGAGCCCTTCTTCACGACAAAAAAAGAAGGACATGGCACGGGTCTTGGGTTAAGTATGTCTAAGTCTATCATCGAGAAATTCGGTGGTGGCATTGAGGTGCGAAACATAAAACCTCATGGGGCCTGTTTTGTAATAACCCTTCCGCAGAAAAGTCTTTAG
- the rsmD gene encoding 16S rRNA (guanine(966)-N(2))-methyltransferase RsmD: MRIIAGKYRGHQLVAFKADHIRPTTDRVKETLFNKLQFDIGDAKVADLFCGTGNLGIEALSRDARFCTFVEKNPKSLTITRQNLEKLKVPPGSYKIVNMDVISFLKAYTGEAFDIIFADPPFTEKMAHDVMEAASTSAAFGPNTQLAIESQAKERMEDRYGSLVRFSKKDYGDKYLSMFCHESALKEEEDHE; the protein is encoded by the coding sequence ATGAGAATTATTGCAGGAAAATATCGTGGACATCAGTTGGTGGCGTTTAAGGCCGATCATATTCGTCCCACCACCGACCGCGTGAAGGAAACATTATTCAATAAACTCCAGTTTGATATTGGGGATGCCAAAGTTGCTGATCTTTTCTGTGGGACAGGCAATTTGGGAATCGAAGCACTTTCCCGTGATGCCAGGTTTTGTACCTTTGTAGAAAAGAATCCCAAGTCTTTAACGATCACCCGCCAAAACCTGGAAAAACTGAAAGTGCCGCCGGGCTCTTACAAAATCGTTAATATGGATGTCATTTCATTTTTGAAAGCATACACCGGGGAAGCTTTTGATATTATCTTTGCCGATCCGCCATTTACTGAAAAAATGGCTCACGATGTGATGGAAGCTGCCAGTACCAGTGCTGCTTTCGGACCGAATACTCAGTTGGCGATTGAGTCGCAAGCAAAAGAAAGAATGGAAGATCGTTATGGATCTTTAGTTCGTTTTAGTAAAAAAGATTACGGCGATAAGTATTTGAGTATGTTCTGTCACGAAAGCGCTCTGAAGGAAGAAGAAGATCATGAGTAA
- a CDS encoding glycosyltransferase family 9 protein, translated as MKILILQLARLGDIYMSWPAVRAVRRLHPDAEIHFLTRPRFEGAVEGLTAIDKHLSLSSGNILAPLVQENADLNEALQRMSDFTAPLQAEKYDWIINLTFSPFSSYLTHALSSETTRVSGYTRFDDGYFRPADDMSAYFYAQVGINKPNRVHLADIFAAMLDIEYIEEDWAAPEIKAHNFNLPENYMVLHVGASEKHKALSSTTWATALQQIADAHPNAAVVLIGAGAEQIYAREIISQCSGLRIFDLVGRTQISDLFAVIKGSDLLIGCDSAPIHIASLTDTPTMNISVGNVNFWETGPKASLSFILRGETEQDLSGDRIGSAINQLLAGIVDQDLVIRTSGLVSYAKEDETAIEAFQWNLVQAIYLGGRYPMAERLEVIQAAMKLQDVNNFMIEQFNLISVLGLEKVAPLIEQGEEIIKTISRIVPEMSPLINWYHAEKIRVAPGTQEEIRTATLNVHERFNQQLRAYIPQEEEKKAEVVDGTL; from the coding sequence ATGAAAATTCTAATACTTCAGCTCGCTAGACTGGGTGATATTTATATGAGCTGGCCTGCTGTGCGGGCCGTACGCCGTTTGCATCCTGATGCAGAGATTCATTTCCTGACTCGCCCCCGTTTTGAAGGAGCGGTGGAAGGGTTGACGGCGATTGATAAGCATTTGTCATTATCAAGTGGCAACATCCTGGCGCCACTTGTTCAAGAGAATGCCGACCTCAATGAAGCTCTGCAAAGAATGAGTGATTTCACAGCGCCCTTGCAGGCTGAAAAGTATGATTGGATTATCAATCTGACTTTTTCACCTTTCTCGAGCTATCTGACCCACGCGCTTTCCTCTGAAACAACGAGGGTGAGTGGCTATACGCGCTTTGATGACGGTTATTTCCGTCCCGCTGATGATATGAGCGCCTATTTTTATGCACAGGTGGGTATTAACAAGCCAAACCGTGTGCATCTTGCGGATATTTTCGCTGCCATGCTGGATATCGAATACATTGAGGAGGATTGGGCTGCGCCAGAAATCAAAGCTCATAACTTCAATCTGCCAGAGAACTACATGGTCCTGCATGTGGGCGCGAGTGAAAAACACAAAGCTTTGTCTTCGACAACCTGGGCGACCGCTTTGCAGCAAATTGCAGATGCTCATCCTAATGCGGCAGTTGTGTTGATCGGTGCGGGGGCAGAGCAAATTTACGCTCGAGAGATTATTTCGCAGTGTTCAGGTCTTCGCATTTTCGACCTTGTCGGGCGCACACAAATTTCAGATTTGTTTGCAGTCATCAAAGGATCTGATTTGTTAATTGGATGTGACAGCGCGCCGATTCACATTGCTTCTTTGACGGACACTCCGACAATGAATATCAGTGTTGGCAATGTCAATTTCTGGGAAACCGGTCCGAAAGCAAGTTTGTCTTTCATCTTGAGAGGTGAAACCGAACAAGATCTTTCCGGAGACAGAATTGGTTCCGCAATTAACCAGCTTTTGGCGGGGATCGTCGATCAGGATCTGGTCATTCGTACTTCGGGCCTTGTCAGCTATGCCAAGGAGGACGAAACAGCGATTGAAGCTTTCCAATGGAACTTGGTTCAAGCCATTTACCTTGGTGGGCGTTATCCAATGGCAGAGCGTTTGGAGGTGATCCAAGCGGCCATGAAGCTTCAAGATGTTAATAACTTCATGATTGAGCAGTTCAATTTGATCTCAGTGCTGGGACTTGAAAAAGTGGCGCCTTTGATCGAGCAGGGCGAAGAAATCATTAAAACGATTAGCCGAATCGTCCCTGAGATGAGTCCTCTTATTAACTGGTACCATGCAGAGAAAATCCGCGTGGCACCGGGCACTCAAGAGGAAATTCGCACCGCAACTTTGAATGTCCATGAACGCTTTAATCAGCAACTTCGAGCCTATATTCCTCAAGAAGAAGAAAAGAAGGCGGAGGTTGTTGATGGAACGCTTTAA
- a CDS encoding response regulator, which translates to MKFLVIDDEALVRRSLSRALRSKGHEVIEAVDGNDGLEQWKKVHPDLVFLDVLMPGLNGPEVLKEMGHLRSGKVVLMSAFAGEHNMETAQQMGADVFVPKPFEDIFAIVKMAEDLLS; encoded by the coding sequence GTGAAGTTTTTGGTGATTGATGATGAGGCTCTTGTTCGCAGATCTCTGAGTCGTGCATTGCGCTCAAAAGGCCATGAGGTCATTGAGGCCGTGGATGGCAATGATGGACTGGAACAATGGAAGAAGGTTCATCCGGATCTGGTTTTTTTAGATGTCTTGATGCCCGGTCTGAATGGGCCCGAGGTTCTTAAAGAGATGGGGCATCTGCGTTCTGGAAAGGTTGTCCTGATGTCAGCTTTTGCCGGAGAGCATAATATGGAGACGGCTCAGCAGATGGGCGCCGATGTCTTCGTACCGAAGCCATTTGAAGATATATTCGCTATCGTAAAGATGGCTGAGGATTTGTTGTCATGA
- a CDS encoding glycosyltransferase family 9 protein — protein MKILVVSLLRLGDIIQQEPLLRGLREKHPDAEIHVLLNKQFASIERLLSGVVDRYFTFDRESLQRGLGEAEFNILWSYNQLEALVNQLNGQNYDQVLNFTHNKLSAYLIGAVTSPDKRGLYQDNGKFQGLENRWLRYFNDRFSGTQKSLFHYIELLGNSFDIPTPKKALVQTESKKKSKVVLFQCLTSDVKKNWGLDNFQQLKRTIENGLVDYKVSILGASFEREQLSKVFADDDLVICDLVEAKAHLQNAALLVTGDTSIKHLAAQIGTPVVEIAIGSSDPSKTSAFTDASRILTSAVPCAPCNHSQACTQKSHLCADDLSVDQVFAAVWDQLGGEKPKKASQVRDFERAVWSLYLNRGHQEIEPLYLQAAQKFNQETSNLPEILVESKKKAQQLNSWLERAERALPSRESLLAKKAVQSSELAELIMVGQDILRSKQDDAGYFQNFLESLVGRFSHPVQIYDRVHQALEEVRELIEIRNNLTRYLEFLSTEGAYYATGIGQLSIGGFEETRAGLQRTDEQSVLQRRSRELETFE, from the coding sequence ATGAAAATATTGGTCGTCTCTTTATTGCGTTTGGGTGACATCATTCAGCAGGAACCCCTGTTGCGTGGTCTTCGCGAGAAACATCCCGATGCTGAGATTCATGTCCTGCTCAATAAACAGTTTGCGAGCATCGAAAGATTGCTTTCGGGTGTGGTGGATCGTTATTTCACCTTTGATCGGGAATCTCTCCAAAGAGGCTTGGGTGAAGCTGAATTCAATATTCTTTGGTCCTATAATCAATTGGAAGCTTTGGTAAACCAATTGAATGGGCAGAACTATGATCAAGTTCTTAACTTCACTCACAATAAACTCAGTGCTTATTTGATAGGGGCTGTGACCTCTCCGGATAAACGCGGATTGTACCAGGACAATGGAAAGTTCCAAGGTTTGGAAAACCGTTGGCTTCGTTATTTTAACGATCGCTTTTCTGGAACGCAAAAATCCCTCTTTCATTATATTGAGTTGTTGGGTAATTCCTTCGACATCCCAACTCCCAAAAAAGCTCTTGTTCAGACCGAGAGTAAAAAGAAGTCCAAGGTGGTTTTGTTTCAATGCCTTACCAGCGATGTGAAGAAGAACTGGGGCTTGGACAATTTCCAGCAACTGAAAAGAACAATTGAAAATGGACTTGTTGATTACAAAGTCAGTATTTTGGGGGCTTCTTTCGAACGCGAGCAGTTGTCGAAGGTCTTTGCTGACGATGATTTGGTGATTTGTGATTTGGTGGAAGCCAAAGCTCATTTGCAAAATGCGGCGCTTTTAGTGACTGGTGATACCAGTATTAAACATTTGGCGGCTCAGATCGGAACTCCGGTGGTGGAAATTGCCATTGGCAGCAGTGACCCTTCAAAGACCTCCGCCTTTACAGATGCGAGTCGAATTCTGACAAGTGCGGTGCCTTGCGCCCCGTGCAACCACTCTCAAGCTTGCACACAAAAATCACATCTTTGTGCGGATGATCTAAGTGTAGATCAGGTTTTTGCGGCGGTGTGGGACCAACTTGGCGGGGAGAAGCCAAAGAAAGCTTCACAGGTTCGCGATTTCGAACGCGCCGTGTGGAGTCTTTATCTGAACAGAGGACATCAGGAAATTGAACCTTTGTATCTGCAAGCAGCGCAAAAATTTAATCAGGAGACCTCGAACCTCCCTGAGATCCTTGTGGAGTCTAAGAAGAAGGCTCAGCAATTGAATTCTTGGTTGGAGCGCGCAGAAAGAGCTTTGCCTTCGCGTGAAAGTCTTCTGGCCAAGAAGGCGGTTCAATCCAGTGAACTGGCGGAACTGATTATGGTGGGGCAGGACATCCTGCGCTCAAAACAAGATGACGCGGGCTATTTCCAAAATTTCTTGGAAAGCCTGGTTGGAAGATTCTCGCACCCGGTGCAGATCTATGACCGCGTTCATCAAGCTCTCGAAGAAGTGCGAGAGCTTATTGAAATTAGAAATAACTTAACTCGCTACTTAGAATTCCTCTCCACGGAAGGAGCCTACTATGCAACAGGAATTGGACAATTATCTATCGGTGGCTTTGAAGAAACTCGAGCAGGCCTACAACGAACTGACGAACAGTCAGTCCTACAACGCAGAAGCCGAGAACTTGAAACTTTTGAGTGA